In Pseudomonas saudiphocaensis, one DNA window encodes the following:
- a CDS encoding peptide chain release factor 3 produces the protein MTTQAAEVAKRRTFAIISHPDAGKTTITERLLLMGKAIEVAGTVKSRKSDRHATSDWMAMEQQRGISITTSVMQFPYREHMINLLDTPGHEDFSEDTYRTLTAVDSALMMIDGGKGVEPRTIALMNVCRLRDTPIISFVNKMDRDIRDPIELLDEIEEVLSIKAAPITWPIGCYRDFKGVYHLANDCIHVYTPGHGHERTEDKIIQGLDSDEARALLGDMYERFVEELELVQGACHEFDLQAYLQGKMTPVFFGTALGNFGVSHVLDAFVDWAPAPLPRMTQEREVQPTEAAFSGFVFKIQANMDPRHRDRIAFMRVCSGKYEQGMKMRHVRIGKDIKIGDALTFFSSDRERLEEAYGGDIIGLHNHGTIQIGDTFTAGENMSFTGIPHFAPELFRRVRLKDPLKSKQLRQGLQELAEEGATQVFFPERNNDIILGAVGVLQFDVVASRLKEEYKVECAYEAINVWSARWIECSDEKKLKEFTDKAYENLAIDGGGHLTYLAPTRVNLNLMEERWPEVKFRATREHH, from the coding sequence ATGACCACCCAGGCCGCCGAAGTCGCTAAGCGTCGTACGTTCGCGATCATCTCTCACCCCGATGCGGGTAAGACCACCATCACCGAACGCCTGCTGCTGATGGGCAAGGCAATCGAGGTCGCCGGCACGGTGAAGTCGCGCAAATCCGATCGCCACGCCACCTCCGACTGGATGGCCATGGAGCAGCAGCGCGGCATCTCCATCACCACCTCGGTGATGCAGTTCCCCTACCGCGAGCACATGATCAACCTGCTCGATACCCCCGGCCACGAGGATTTCTCGGAAGATACCTACCGCACCCTCACCGCGGTGGACAGCGCGCTGATGATGATCGACGGCGGTAAGGGCGTTGAGCCACGTACCATCGCCCTGATGAACGTCTGCCGCCTGCGCGACACACCCATCATCAGCTTCGTCAACAAGATGGACCGCGACATCCGCGACCCCATCGAACTGCTCGACGAAATCGAAGAAGTGCTGAGCATCAAGGCCGCGCCCATCACCTGGCCGATCGGCTGCTATCGGGACTTCAAGGGCGTCTACCACCTGGCCAACGACTGCATCCACGTCTATACCCCCGGCCACGGCCACGAGCGTACCGAGGACAAGATCATCCAGGGCCTGGACAGTGACGAGGCGCGCGCCCTACTCGGGGATATGTACGAGCGCTTCGTGGAAGAGCTGGAACTGGTCCAGGGCGCCTGCCACGAGTTCGATCTGCAGGCCTATCTGCAGGGCAAGATGACACCGGTGTTCTTCGGTACGGCACTGGGCAACTTCGGCGTCAGCCACGTGCTGGACGCCTTCGTCGACTGGGCGCCGGCACCGCTGCCGCGCATGACCCAGGAGCGCGAGGTTCAACCCACAGAGGCAGCCTTCAGCGGCTTCGTGTTCAAGATCCAGGCGAACATGGATCCGCGCCACCGCGACCGCATCGCCTTTATGCGAGTGTGCTCCGGCAAGTACGAGCAGGGCATGAAGATGCGCCACGTGCGCATCGGCAAGGACATCAAGATCGGCGACGCCCTGACCTTCTTCTCCAGCGACCGCGAGCGCTTGGAGGAAGCCTACGGCGGCGACATCATCGGCCTGCACAACCACGGCACCATCCAGATCGGCGACACCTTCACCGCCGGCGAAAACATGAGCTTCACCGGCATCCCGCACTTCGCCCCGGAACTGTTCCGCCGCGTGCGCCTGAAGGACCCGCTGAAATCCAAGCAACTGCGCCAGGGCCTGCAGGAACTGGCCGAGGAAGGCGCCACCCAGGTGTTCTTCCCGGAGCGCAACAACGACATCATCCTCGGCGCCGTCGGTGTGCTGCAGTTCGACGTGGTCGCCAGCCGCCTCAAGGAGGAATACAAGGTGGAGTGCGCCTACGAGGCGATCAACGTCTGGTCCGCCCGCTGGATCGAGTGCAGCGACGAGAAGAAACTCAAGGAATTCACCGACAAGGCCTATGAGAATCTGGCCATCGACGGCGGCGGCCACCTGACCTACCTGGCACCAACCCGCGTCAACCTGAACCTGATGGAAGAACGCTGGCCGGAAGTGAAATTCCGGGCGACGCGCGAGCATCACTGA
- a CDS encoding TonB-dependent receptor family protein has product MSSRPIPSLLKLSVLMCMPAMTLAQEDTTPLELPSLDVRSLVSEDITGTPGAASLLTRETVDTYKPYSLHDALDFVPGVRTIDDDVLGLRSGIGVRGAPPRRSRKVLLLEDGTPINNSAYLDSGAHYTPPMQRLEQVEVLKGAGQIVHGPLNNHGIINFRNLRPTAEPETRVELAGGNLNSSLQHIMHRRTEGSVGMVFSYTGREGDGTFDVEEHEFDDFYGGIEWQLNDSHQLAASATYFRERSQGYDESNLSLQQYREDPRGKKRLDEGREYNNISVDYYKLDLTHNFQITDDVSLSSKVFSTELDRPRFQTDEESPADGGVMEGRDRRYHTLGVDSRLNIGGLSASGLDHRIQTGIRYEKHRFADRRPVGRPGEKLDEGNRGEVYARDGENGYTRDGRLMTYDAEAISAFAQNTISWGDWAITPGLRFETFNQYNKTNFRPSDDDEGTTKKDSNTLLLPGLSVVYSGFDNSEIYAGIHRGYAPASARSDEFPLTPETGINSQIGLRSSAIKGVGLDMALFYNRIEDTLIRAEVDSFGDARFVNAADSRVYGLDLGARVDSWAWYDSPLNLFAEAALNYTNAKFSNGPLKGNDVPEVPRFSGSLTLGMEHTAGWHLSATVSHFGAFYTDIENTRPITAEGNEEDAGRVPSHTLLSARASYKLPTRLDTTLWVQGRNLTDKLYIADIQEGIRPGAPRSVLAGVTFNF; this is encoded by the coding sequence ATGAGCTCCCGCCCCATCCCGTCGCTTCTCAAGCTCTCGGTGCTGATGTGCATGCCGGCAATGACTCTGGCCCAGGAAGACACCACGCCGCTGGAACTGCCCAGCCTAGATGTGCGCAGCCTGGTCTCCGAAGACATCACCGGCACGCCCGGCGCCGCCAGCCTGCTGACCCGAGAAACCGTCGACACCTACAAGCCCTACAGCCTGCACGACGCTCTGGACTTCGTGCCCGGTGTACGCACCATCGATGACGACGTACTCGGCCTGCGCTCAGGAATAGGCGTACGCGGCGCACCGCCCAGGCGCTCGCGCAAGGTGCTGCTGCTCGAAGACGGCACGCCGATCAACAACAGCGCCTATCTGGACTCCGGCGCCCACTACACGCCACCCATGCAGCGTCTGGAGCAGGTTGAGGTGCTCAAGGGCGCCGGTCAGATCGTCCACGGCCCACTGAACAACCACGGCATCATCAACTTCCGCAACCTGCGCCCCACGGCCGAGCCGGAAACCCGCGTAGAGCTGGCCGGCGGCAACCTGAACAGCAGTCTGCAGCACATCATGCACCGGCGTACCGAAGGCAGCGTGGGCATGGTGTTTTCCTATACGGGCCGCGAAGGCGACGGCACCTTCGATGTCGAGGAACACGAGTTCGACGATTTCTACGGCGGCATCGAGTGGCAGCTCAACGACAGCCACCAGCTCGCCGCCTCGGCTACCTATTTCCGCGAACGCTCCCAGGGCTACGACGAAAGCAACCTCTCGCTGCAGCAGTACCGTGAAGACCCGCGAGGCAAAAAGCGCCTGGACGAAGGTCGCGAGTACAACAATATTTCGGTGGACTACTACAAGCTCGATCTGACCCACAACTTCCAGATCACCGATGACGTGAGCCTGTCGTCGAAGGTCTTTTCCACCGAACTGGATCGCCCGCGCTTCCAGACAGACGAAGAATCACCCGCAGATGGTGGCGTGATGGAAGGCAGAGATCGCCGTTATCACACCTTGGGCGTGGACAGCCGCCTGAATATCGGTGGCCTCTCCGCTTCCGGCCTCGATCACCGTATCCAAACCGGTATCCGCTACGAGAAACATCGCTTCGCCGACCGTCGCCCGGTTGGTCGCCCTGGCGAAAAGCTGGATGAAGGCAACCGTGGCGAGGTCTATGCCCGCGACGGGGAGAACGGCTACACCCGCGATGGTCGCTTGATGACCTACGATGCCGAGGCTATTTCTGCCTTCGCCCAGAACACTATTAGCTGGGGCGACTGGGCCATCACCCCCGGTCTGCGCTTCGAGACTTTCAACCAGTACAACAAGACCAACTTCCGCCCCAGCGACGATGACGAAGGCACCACCAAAAAGGACAGCAACACCCTGTTACTGCCGGGTCTTAGTGTTGTCTACAGCGGCTTCGACAACAGCGAAATTTATGCCGGCATTCACCGCGGCTACGCCCCGGCCTCGGCGCGCAGCGACGAATTTCCGCTGACCCCGGAGACCGGCATCAACAGCCAGATCGGCCTGCGTAGCAGTGCCATCAAGGGCGTTGGTCTGGATATGGCGCTGTTCTACAACCGCATCGAAGACACGCTGATCCGCGCCGAAGTGGACAGTTTTGGTGATGCCCGCTTCGTCAACGCCGCCGACTCCCGTGTCTACGGCCTGGACCTGGGTGCCCGCGTGGACTCCTGGGCCTGGTACGACTCGCCGCTGAACCTCTTCGCTGAAGCCGCGCTGAACTACACCAATGCCAAGTTCAGCAACGGCCCGCTCAAGGGCAACGACGTGCCGGAAGTCCCGCGTTTCAGCGGCAGCCTGACCCTTGGCATGGAGCACACTGCCGGCTGGCACCTGAGCGCCACCGTCAGCCACTTCGGTGCCTTCTATACCGATATCGAAAACACCCGCCCGATCACCGCTGAAGGCAATGAAGAGGATGCCGGCCGCGTGCCCAGCCATACCCTGCTGTCCGCCCGCGCCAGCTACAAGCTGCCGACCCGCCTGGATACCACTCTGTGGGTTCAGGGGCGCAACCTGACCGACAAGCTGTATATCGCCGACATCCAGGAAGGCATCCGCCCCGGCGCGCCGCGCTCGGTACTGGCTGGGGTGACCTTCAACTTCTGA
- a CDS encoding nucleotide pyrophosphohydrolase has protein sequence MNIEKITRRLHAIRDQNDWQQFHSPKNLAMAASVEMAELVEIFQWLTEDQSRQLPADKLEHAGQEVGDILMYLLLMCSELGIDMEQALLAKLADNERRFAP, from the coding sequence ATGAACATCGAAAAGATCACCCGACGCCTGCACGCCATCCGCGACCAGAACGACTGGCAGCAATTTCACAGCCCCAAAAACCTCGCCATGGCCGCCAGCGTAGAAATGGCCGAGCTGGTGGAGATTTTCCAGTGGCTCACCGAGGACCAGTCCCGCCAACTGCCCGCCGACAAACTGGAGCACGCCGGACAGGAAGTCGGTGACATCCTTATGTACCTGCTGCTGATGTGCAGTGAGCTGGGGATCGATATGGAGCAGGCATTGCTGGCCAAGCTGGCCGACAACGAACGGCGCTTCGCCCCATGA
- a CDS encoding REP-associated tyrosine transposase, with amino-acid sequence MRFHGRDLRKGRISLPNQAYLLTSVTLNREPIFGHWLAASTLAREIHLAGQAGMVDTLAWVIMPDHMHWLVLLKAGSLRQPMQQLKSRSAIAVNKIAGTHGPLWQKGYHDHAIRHEKDLRAAARYVVANPLRAGLVKQIGSYPFWDAVWLQHR; translated from the coding sequence ATGCGTTTTCATGGAAGAGACCTGCGTAAAGGCCGTATCAGCCTTCCCAACCAGGCCTACCTGCTAACCAGCGTCACGCTTAACCGTGAACCCATTTTCGGGCATTGGCTGGCGGCTTCCACATTGGCTCGAGAAATTCATCTCGCAGGGCAGGCCGGCATGGTCGATACCTTGGCTTGGGTAATCATGCCCGATCACATGCACTGGCTCGTGTTGTTGAAAGCCGGTTCGCTGCGCCAGCCGATGCAGCAATTGAAATCACGCAGTGCCATTGCCGTGAACAAAATCGCCGGAACCCATGGTCCTCTTTGGCAGAAGGGATATCACGACCACGCGATTCGACATGAGAAAGACCTTCGCGCCGCCGCACGATATGTCGTCGCCAATCCATTGCGGGCCGGGCTGGTGAAGCAGATTGGCAGCTATCCGTTCTGGGACGCGGTCTGGCTCCAGCATCGCTAA